In Cryptomeria japonica chromosome 5, Sugi_1.0, whole genome shotgun sequence, the genomic window catttatGATGGTTTTCATCTTCTCAATCATTCAGTTATGCCATCATATGGCTCTCCCAAACAAGCCCTATTGATGTCGGTATAACAAATTATACTCAATATGGGCTTGATGAAATTGAGGAGATATTCAACATGATCCCACCAAATATCATCTAGGATTGTTTGCTTAATATTTGTTGCCCATGTAGTGCTAGATTGCAATTAGGGTTGACGACCATGTTAGAGAGTGTCTCTCAAACCTTCACACATTGTCTGAAGATAATTGTGCTGGAGGCAAAATGAGTCTCAAGAATctatttgaaaatcaaaataaaaaaaaaaaaaaaaaaaaataaataaaaaataaaaattaaattttttactaaagtgaaacatatatattataataaatctTATTGCTCCTTTAACAATTTTTATTTCGAGAATGTTCTGAATATGCCTTGTTACATATGGTGGttggtgatgagcatttggatctcttcagcctTGGCATACTTTTGTTCTATCCAATCAATTTTGGCACCAATTTGTTGTAGCATAAGTGGatagcacaaggtgtccaaaatatatGTGAATAATGCTCCTCAACTAATAAACTAGTTGTTCTACAATTATTGGCATTCTTTGTTATGACTTGAACAATGTTTCAAGGCCCCACTTCCTCAATGGCTGTCATGAGAATgctagcaataaatgcaccatcttTCATCTCCCATTCACAATCCACTACTCTAAAAAACATTGCCCTTTTAGGGTACATTGCAATAACATTGATCAATGACTTTTTCTTGCATCGTTTCATTTTGGCCCACGAATCCCTATGGGCTTCAATGACTATGAATTTCACCTCTTTTCCAATAAGATGCTATATAATTTTTGttcttttctgatttttttgtatttttatgaattTGAACAAAAGATAACTGAACCAGTGAACTGAAAAATCAAACAAGTGGTTGGAAATATATGAAATAAATCCTGATTGGCTGATATTCCCTCCTGGCCAGTAATCAATTAAGTATAAGGTCAGTATCATCATTTGTACTTGTAGATCAAGAGTATAAACCCTAAATCAGAAATAGATTCAAATTTAAAAGTGAAAATGTCCACAACAATAGGAATCCACTAGAAACTGACTTTTTATTGAAGGCAGCAACATGAACAATTACAGTGATTGATATGAAgcatagttgaaaatctcggactcgcctcggactcggcaaaccaaaattttggactcggactcggactcgtgaaagactcgcgaaagactcggcaaagactcggcaaaaaaaaaaaaccgtagttttacaaaaaaacataaagaaattaatgcatttagagaacataagtgccataattgaaacattacacatgtcatatgatctacaaagtacaaacacgcaatatttgaaatttcatcattcatggcagcatattcaagtttcaagtttcaactctaaaatgtataatactataatggcagcataagtatataaatgttcacaaaattacatataatgatatgtccaagtccaactgcaaatgtgaaaaacagcaatgtgaatgaacaaaccaaagagaagactacatcttcctctttgtatttttcctaatatagctcaatttttcaggccttgagctagaagtagtagcagtgggtgttgtggtatctaaatggtgagatgattcttcttcaaagtcatagtcctcatcatcatcctcatcttcgtcctcatcttcatccaatcttgctccttctgcatcttgtgctgctcctctctctatttctgcaatttcttcttcggtaaggaggacatcatcaccatcattttgttcattcatggtccaatcaccatatggatcaatttcatccaagtcaatggcctcatgtgaaacaccctccacctgtctaactcgaaggcgaaggttgtaccgaacaaatactagatcattgagCCGCTTTTGTGACAATCTATTTCTCCTTTGTGTGAATGCTTTCAAAGacactccaatttcgttcacacccagaagcactgcatggctgagacaaaacacggatagctatcttttgaagattaggcgtgccggcaccataattctcccaccataaatctacaaaaaacatttagaaatattagaattgagaaaaaaatgtaacaatcaagtttgtagattttttcttgcactattgaactaagttactaaatgttttacctggttgttgttttcctctcctatcaattgctagttgtgatgagaagagtctcccctctgcacttttgtagatcttgaacaatggaatgaacatttccaaattcagaaatagatactagatagtcaaagtgtcaaactcaaattcaataatgaacatttccgaattcataaataaagatagagcaattgcaaatgtcaaatctcacctccaactcatcaagaaccttgtctctcaactcaggatcaggtgtcatcttatcaatgcatgtaataacacctgccatgacctcctcatcagccctaaatgaatcagagaagtagaatttcgggttcaaaaagtaggcgaaggcatgtatcggttggtggagttggtttgtccacctacgatcaatgatgtgccaaaagatttcacattttcttgcatttccacgatagtaatgtgaaatggcctctttggccctatccatggcctcataaatgaaacccattggcatgccctctccatccaccatacgaagaaccctcACCAAAGGTTTtgtcacctaaaaaaattaaaacaaattttaaattaatacaaaatcaacccctaaaaaataaaatcagcaaatagacaagattgtataaactttacttttgtgtttgttacttaccgcagtcaactcctctccacttttattgaacccATCATCAAAAACAATGGtcacaatcttctctgcttcaggtcttttggagtatgcagaccccaaccaagcatctgacacaaacatctgcttaagatgaggaatggcactaagaatgctctgcaaagtgatgaagtggctagcaaatcgtgtcactccaggttgcacaaggtccttgccatttgtgtattttctcatcaaagcaagcacccaagtatggttgtagatgaatttggtgacactttttgcatcttcaaccaccttcttcacccatccaatcttcccaatgtcctctagcaccaagtccaagcaatgtgcagcacaaggactccatgtaatcgaaggatgcctctgcataagcattctacctgcagatacatatgcagctgcgttgtccgtgataatttggacaacattctcaactccaacttcccgaaccacaccatccaacagattacacaaagtctctacattttttatttcatttgaggcatcaacagactttatgaataccattgcaccatttgaagccaccaagaagttgagaagagtcctattccgtccatctgtccatccatcagataaaatgctgcatccttttctcttccaataccttttctgatcatcaaccacaccttctgtatttttcacagctttctctagcaatggcccactgaagtcatgacctgttggggccttaaaccccttacccgccactgtacatgcattaacaaaactttcccaatacacattgtttgctgcattgaaagatagattattgtaaaaccaaaagtttgaagctgctatccgtgcttgttcatgcttctctttattccatcctgtaccttcaagtgaaggttgtgcacctggaacattgcgtggtacaaaaaaattagggtctgatctaacaggagtgccactagcctcaccctcattgtcaccaaaagatgaaagtgactgacgaccccgactatgaccaatgggacccgaagtggacaatgtgggattcattgcagctgctatggcttctcttgttttttgcctttcttccttatgcatatcattctcagcaagaatggccttcatctctctaataatttcaggagttgatttggggcatgcctccacaccatatccaggtatttgtgcaaggtggtattttaatctattgattccaccagtcatccatcttgtgcattcggtgcaagtgacctccccctttttgcttcctgcaatcccatatttccaagctttatctctttgtcttcctgaccttggggttgcccttggagttgaacttgccattgctgatttaacatgaaaaaaaaaaattagcagggttttatggaaaatcaacaaaaaaaatgacaatgaatcatttgggaaaaatagcattcaaaaacaagaaagaaaaaagaggaaataacttaggaaagaaaatagaaaaaaatttggcagcatatccccttgtttttcaagatttttttcagtttcaaaacaatgaaatgattcaaatgaaaaaaaaaaagaaagagaaaaatccttacctagatctctcttgCTGATTTTTTCTTCTTCCCTCTACTCCTCCAAACCCTTCTAACCTGCTCCAGCCAAAAAAAACCCAAATTgaagtcaaaaaatgaaaaaaaaaagtggtTTTAACCCCCACGGGCGCGTTTTTTCTGGGCCCGCGAGTCCctgtgaaagactcgcgagtctgagcgaaagactcgcgcgagtctttgcggaagactcgcgagtctttcgcaggGACTCGCCTGGACTCGCCACGCGAGTCCTAGGCGAGTCGACTCGGCTCGCCAAAGGACTCGTGAGTCCGTGGCGAGTTCGAGGCGAGTCAAAgagttttaaaactatgatatgaaGTACTggaatttcaatttcattttacaTATGATCTATTCCACTCACAATATGACTGAGAATGCATGATGTAGATGGTTCCCAATGTTAATGTTAGAACCAGAAACATAAGACACAGAAATCTGAAACAATAAAATTTCATAAGAACAAGGATACCCAAgtatttatcctgggaaaaccctccacctgagggtgcaaaaacccagccacaccaaaaatTAAACTTTATTGAAGTCACAAACTTGAATACAAAAGCTCTCAAACTGAATGATCTAGACACAATTGTTAACCCTTAACAATCAGAAGATGAAGCCGATAACATCTGAAACTGAAGGCTTCTACAATACGGCCAGCACAAAGCTTTTTGAGACATATAATAATCATCCCTCAATCATACACAAGAAGACAGAGAAGATATATACACCGAAGAAGATACAGAGATGCTACAAAAAATACTGTCGAAAAACTCGATTCGTGAATGATCACTCATACAAATATATAATAGTCTCTCTTTAAGGACTTTTCTATACTCCGAAATATGAACTGCTGACCTCCTTTAAAGAAACAACAAGGCTTGAAAAATCTGAGATGGAGGAGACGAAAAGCCAACATCCAGATCAGGCAATATGCTGGACGGCAGTTACAATACTTGCCATTACAAACTCCAGCACCGACAAGAGCCATAAAACGTAGACAAAAGCGAACCTCTTTCCAGATGGAATATGAAGAGAAAAGAAACCGCTGCCAGCATTCACGAGGCTCCCAGGAAGCTGCAAGTCATACATGCAGGTCGGTGACAGTTATCAAGGAAGCCGTTACGCATCAGCTTCTCTTAGAAGTGTAGGAAGAAACCATCGCAGGCAAAATGAAATCTCCTAAAAACATTAACACCCAATATGTATAGTGGTGGCTCAAATTTGCGCAGGTGTACGGTAATGGCAAGTTGGCAGCTGGAAAGAGGACGATAATGCAGTAATAATTCCTCCCAGCAGCTGTCACCTCCCAACAATGTATGACAGCAATAAATGCTACTGTATAGCTGGTATTAATCACCAAAAATAGTGCGAAGATTCTCCTTAAATGCTGATGCCAACAaaggtgtttgaagatgatgctgTTTGCTGCCCTTGGTGATGTCAAATGCTGGACGATACTCCAAATCATACTGTCAAATGATGTGAAATTGTGTCCAAGGCTGGCATACAAATAATGAGTGATAAAAcaacaataaatataaaaaatacaatgatGAATCCATTTGGCAATATCCAAATATTTTGTTTGCAAAGCCTACGACCCCATTCTGAAATCTTGCATGTAATTGCTTTACATTCAGCTCCAATGCAAACCCCATGTGTGTTAGTTTACATTTGTCATTTAACTCTATTCTCACACCcaaacaaatgacaaatgaaactAGTTGTTGAGTTAGATACAATGATAATTTTACAAGGTGCAACTACCTTCTAATAATATGCAATGAATGAAAATCATgtgtgcttttaaccagaaagcagatGAAAGGtgtagcttttaaccaaaaagcttaTAAAGGGGGAGTGATAACAACTAATTCAGAATGAGATAGAATACAAAGATTCTATACTGAAATAACCAGATCAcaactattagaatatttaattatatttgagtcacctatatttagttccttgtttaatggtcatttagctttttagttaattagcttttaagctttatttaacatttagctttttctttttagttaattagcttttaagctttatttaacgtttagctttttggtagttcactttaaacgacttgttcttaatttagaacgtcgtcttgtaatctctatatatacgcttgtatattgttgaatagattatccgattattgaatcattcattcaattcatTTTTCATGGTCtcagagcgggtcgatgggattttttaaagtttggcgaattttttaataaaaattcatggccttctttctggaatattttccatatttttttaattgtttttttataaaaaacgattttgcttttttgaaggctttttgagggtttcgagTTCGTGGGCAAATTCCTTTGTGCTGGGCAGCAAttcatgttttttttagggttCTGGAGATTTTTGGGCCTGCAATCTGGAGGTTTTTTTTGAAGATCggaaattttcctagggtttttgcaattttcgactagggttttgacccttcagttcaagtcgaaattttattttgcttgcagattcttggtgggtttttcgagacctcaactgggttgTCGTCAGAttttttgggtgcatcgttttccgtgcctcaaaTTTTGAGCCGTCAGATCTGCATTctattttcagattcttggtgggtttttcgagagcttttctgggtGCCTCATTTTCCGCACCTCAAATTTTGTGCCAGTAAATTTGCCTTagaatttaaaaacagttcacaatttctgctatttctgtggaCATTGGTaattttgctattttttttttgGGCACTATTTATGCTATTTtaagtttgcaatttttttttaatttttggatttcttcctattgtgacgttttcacacatcgccccattgcaaatggggacccttgttttttgctttttagggtttgttctttaggttttttagggttttgtcggttagcctttgcattttgagtgctgtcggggagatcaatagggtagcaagtccggcttgagtgaggtcttgatcctgaaatttggctaagtctggaatgtcctgatcctgaaatttgactaagtctggaaactgaaaaacctccaaaaactagattttgcaatataactactggaggtctgaaaccactctcaaacatcctgaaagtatatatggaatataacttaaagtataagaaagaagaaacatagaaggaaatgtcacttatagttaaatgttatattccattaaaattgtcctgatagagagatcgaaaagtcaaatttcgctcctatccttctccaagggtccagagcgaaaagcgctcctgtccctcccaagaggaccaaggcgaatcgctcgtgtccctcaccaagggtccagagcgaaaatgcttagtggagtcattcctgaccttgtttggacgaattgagacatcaaaggcatggtgaaggacgaaatgagcatgatagagcatccagacttgatcaaaaacgatgaaatgatgaagtttttgcctagaaggtcaaactcgctcctatccctcactgaaggaccagagcgattttctttatatgcacaattttagaccttttttggacattaacttttattcatagcattaagtaagatgatatcttccttagccaagacattttttgatgaaaattgtaacgatttggcctagagagcaaatttcgctcctgtccctcagtgaaggaccgaagcttaaaatcaaatattgctttgtccttgcaggattttgacgacttgacgatttgaagaggtccaaggagatgtgttttaccaaatgaatataacttggaGTGCCGTTGTGAAGGAGAATAACCCAagatgcaaaaatcgctcctgtccctctccaagggaccagggcgatatgatgattatgtTGTCTTTTCTTCAAGTTCAGGACATTCCAAGTTCGGATACATGGTGGTGAAGACATTTAAGGCGTCTtaatcaagcacaaagttacaaaGGTCGCCTATGTTGAAGGAATTACACCAAGacccctagttcgctcctgtccctcaggaagggaccagagcgaaattcttataatGGCTTAGATTTCGAAAATTTGTCAAGTGTCAAGCGGCCAAGGGGATCAAGGGGACTTCATTTTACGCGTtgaaagcaactacaagttgaagaagacaaggacaaactcaaaaccttgaagttcgctcctgtccctctggaagggaccagagcgatgttcatcatattggccaaatctctcaaaaTTTACGTTAAGTCAAGATTTTACAAGGTGGTAAAAGGTCCAAGGCATGATTAGGAGGTgatatacaaaggcttcaaacgTTAAAAGATCATCAAATCGAACAAagaggctatatcgctcctgtccctctccaagggaccagggcgatttgcataggatctttcattttccttcaaatgcatGTCAAGGCAAGTTTACACAAGATCAAGGACGTCTTTTAAAAGGTAATGAACGAAGAACAAAGATGGAAAGCTGGCGAATTTAGACCAGGACAcagggatcgctcctgtccctctccaagggactagggcgatgatCTTCTAAACATCAAGGTATCTTGTGGAATTCAAGCAAAACGAAAGTGGAATGAAAGAATAGCATTGTTTATCCTTCACAATGAAGATTGAAGTTCGAAGTTACAAAGGCGAAGGAGAaaacacatggatcgctcctgtccctttccaagggaccagggcgatatttgctagaACACTTGTTATcctttgaagatcacgtcaaagcaAAGTTGCACAAAGTttaaaacatcatttggaaggcgatacaaaggAGGAGAACGTTAAAATGTTACCAATTTGAgcttgaaatggagaaaacatcaagatcgctcttgtccctctccaagggaccagggcgatgatcctCTAAGCATCAAATATGCCTCGTAGAAGTCAAATGAAACAAGCGTGGAGTGGAGAAATGATGTCATTATTCGCCTTATGATGAAGATTGGAGATCGAAGATGCAAAATCAAGGAGAAAgcatgaagatcgctcctgtccctctccaagggaccagggcgatatcacatctaaAGGGCATTCGTTTGCAAAGACAAGTCAATCAAGCTCGAAATCCCTAGCAAAAATGGCAATTTCAACGTAGGAATGAAGATTTTGAACGTCAAAAGTACAAGGATCGAGACTAAAAtggtagatcgctcctgtccctcagtcagggaccagggcgatgaggtttgaatCTTCCCACTTTTCCAATTTTTGCGctaaacaaatatttttgaatttatttagatGCTAAAAAATCGATAACttggaaaattcaattaaattagcatttaaatattgcgcttgatatttattaattatttttgcctttgtaaaaaaatcgaatttgataatttaaataataaaggcataaaattaattaattataaataaaaatggggcgcttgatctaaaatttgtttcattttacaagggtcggcctttaagtttattttaaatttgtcttatttaccaaagtcggcctaagatcaatatgaaggtaagcgcctataaagggaaggtggtttattcatttcaaatcatcatttaacatccttcattagcatgcgatttggagaatacAAAGGAGGTGCGAAATTGTCATTCAAGAGGAGGGCGCAGACATCATCAAAGGAGTGCGAGCTTAGTCTCAAGTtgggcgaacttgccaaagaccaCGTCAAAGATATCCTCAAGGGTGATGAATTGATAAAGGGATCGTTCATTTaaaggagatcacgttgaagccatctaattttgattttgccgaggcgaattcctttattttgcattttagagttaagctctcaagtaaggtatggcaagatcccttgttttaatttcgaattttgattgtcatagccttaaattttgaatttttgaaattttgaattgtaatagctcaatcttttttttaggaaataataactcaaggatttattatgaagtttcctaaaaaattaatctctaatctagttattcattgcaaaatcatgttgctaattttgaaatgttgtgtaggcatcaaatggagatctcatcaagaaaAATCAAGCCGAATCAAGGACgatcttcgccgggacgatcaagccaggacaggggcgacctctttcaatcc contains:
- the LOC131062571 gene encoding uncharacterized protein LOC131062571, whose translation is MVDGEGMPMGFIYEAMDRAKEAISHYYRGNARKCEIFWHIIDRRWTNQLHQPIHAFAYFLNPKFYFSDSFRADEEVMAGVITCIDKMTPDPELRDKVLDELEIYKSAEGRLFSSQLAIDRRGKQQPDLWWENYGAGTPNLQKIAIRVLSQPCSASGCERNWSVFESIHTKEK